DNA from Canis lupus dingo isolate Sandy chromosome 27, ASM325472v2, whole genome shotgun sequence:
AGGGAGGGGCAAAAGAAGGGAGGTGACACCCtgggcaacccccccccccccccttcccatAGCAAATGGACATGATACAGACTTTTTTCCTAGAGGCTTCTGCTTTGGTGCAGGGAGCCTAGGGTTTGGGCTGGTGTCATGAAGTGTTTGTGTAGGTGTGTTGGGGGTTGTTCTGTGTTTGTGGGTGGCTCCTGGGACTGGCCAAACCCGTATGGTTGTAATCATCCTGCCTGATTGGAGAAGCTCTTGTCTCTTCTCAAATGGTGATTGATGTCATGCATCTGAGTGGATGTCTCTCTCttgtctgtctttcctttttcacAGCCCGTAGCTAAGTCACCTACTTGTTTCCTTGACCTTTTTttcaagcttcttttttttttttaaatgtcatttctttatCCTTCTGCTTATCTTTATTTTCGCTTTAATTCTGGAGCCTGCTGGTCGTGTTTTTGTTTCCCATCAAACATCTTTCActtctgccttctctctccttaGCTGTAGCAGTAAGTTGAGGTCTGGGAAAGATGTTCCTACATTTTGGTGTTTTCTAAGTTGGAAGTCTTCAAGTCTTAGTTTGAAACTGAGGCCACTTAGTAAAGGGGTCAGTCTTGTTGCTGAGTCTTCAGCTGTTGGGATGAGAAACTTAGGCTCGAGTCTCATCACTGTGTAGACCAAGGTGGCAAATTTCTGTACTGTTGcccaaggtgggggtggggtagcaGCATTGGTAACATGATCTGACTCTCTCTGTGAGGGGCGAGAGAAGTAGTAGTGCTGTCCAGCCAATGTTGGTTCCACATTTTGGCTTCCCATTGGCCCCTtgggctggggctgcccctgtgtTGATTGGGAGCAGTGCAGGCTCCCAGGGTGAACTCTGCCCCAAGCTGTAGCATGACCCAGTTTTTCCACTTGCCACACCCCATTCCTGCCCCTTTCCCAAATCTTCTTTTATGTCTCAGCCACTTTGAATGTTGTCTCTGTGCATTATCTGCTTGAGAAGTTTGGGGGTCTTATGTGGATGGGTGTTCCCTTCACCTGCACGGGTTTGTCCTGGTGTCCAGCTTTCACGGAGGTGAGGAAGATGAGGAACTGAGAGATGTGACTTATTAGTGAGGGGGATGACATGGGGGATTGCTTTGAAAAAGCCTTAAGAAAATGGTTCTTTCTGGTGAGATCCAAGCTGGTGTTCCATTCCCAAGGGAATGGGAGGGGCTTTCATATGCCTGGCCTGATCCTGGGCTGAGTGGGGGGAGGCTGATGGTGCTTTGTCAAGCTTAATGTCTCATATTCCCTAGTATCTGCCTTGCTCAGGAAGGGCGGAGCCAGAAGCATTTTAGGGCTAGTTCTGGGAGTCAGGGGCGAATAGAAGGAAGCATATTGTCCCGCACTGTCCAGGTGCTGCTCTTCTTTTCTTCGTGTGAACATCACATATGCTGGATAGGTGGCTACTTCTAATCTGTGAGAGGTAGTTTAGGGTCTATGGCTTGGACTCTTGGGGAGGTAGGTGGTGAGAAGGGAACTGAGTTGTGGAGACTTCTGGCCTCCCATTCCTCAAGCTAAATTTTTTGGGTATCAAAAATTCAAGAAAGTTGTATGCTGTGACCACAGCTCCACTGAGTTTTTGTTAAATCTTAGTTCTGAtgattggaaaaataattatgattgaGGCAGTAACCCAGTCTTTCTTGTGGTATTACCCTTCATGTTTGTCTTGGGTTTCCTTGCCTAGGACATTAAAGTGGCTTGTTGAGAACTGTGTCATCCCAAAATAGGTGTTAGGAGAAGTGGTATGTGGACCTGGGGCCAGGTAGCAATTTGGGAAGTCTTGTGAGGGTAGTCTTTCCTCGGCTACCTCTCTCAACCcaaccccctctcccctgctACTTCCTGTCCTATGTTGGCAGCTGGGTGCCCTGGGCTGGCTTTTGCGGTCAGGAGCCATTTTCCCTCTCCTCAGTGGGTGAGgcactccctccttctctccactcCCTTCTCCACTCCCGCCTCCCTGGGCGGGGGTGGCttaggaagaaggagagagaggagggaggagggagttgGTGTGAATGTGTGTTAGTTACAAAGGAAGCTGCCTCCTGGCCTTCTCCTCCccctgtgccccttcccaccTAGCCCTGCCCAGGAGCTCTCAGTATTACCCTAGGCTTTGTGTGTGCTCCCAGccagggaaggaggtggagccagatgggaggaggatgggggtgtgtgtggaggagATGGTGACAGCTGGGCTGATTTGGGCCCCTGGGGAGAAGAGGCTACTGACCCAGGAGAAGCTGGGGAGGAACAGTAGAGCTGGAGATGGGGAAAGGAAATCATGTTTGGGAGTGGGTGTGATATTGGGCGGACAACTGAACCTGGGGCTTGAGGATTCTGGTGGTTTTAAGCAGTGATGACCCAGAGTGGGTAGTCAAGGGTGTGGTTTCTGGGCCCCCTGCACTGATAGgctctttcattttcattccttgCTTTGTAGAATATTTGGTGGGCAGTTAGAGGAGGGCTAGatatatttctcttatttggTTAATTCTAAGCAGCTTGCTGGAGCTGCACTGGTGAACATATAGAGGACTCCTGTTAAAGATGAGGGAAAGGAGGCAGGGGTCTGGACAGCTGCCCGAGGTGGGCCTGGTCTGGCCTGGCAGGCCTATTTCGGGTATATAcagctctctctttgtctgtttttgtcctGAGTATCAGCTTCCTTCTGTGGAGAGTATAGCAGTTCTCTTCAGTGGAATCTGGGACAAGAGGTGGGGGAATAAAGTCTAAAGCCTCTGGATTAGGCTCTAACCTTTTGCTATTGATCTTTTCTCTACCTGTCTTTCTCTGccaaatatatgtagaaaatgaaGAGGACCCAGAAGAGGATTTGTCAGAAGCAGAGACTCCAAAgctcaagaagaagaaaaagcctaAGAAACCTCGGGACCCTAAAATCCCTAAGAGCAAACGCCAAAAAAAGGAGGTGAGTGGGTGACTGGATGTTTTGGGGAATAATAAGAAGAAGGGAGCAGCTCTGAGAATGGTCGACGGGTAGGAGGggcatttgtttcttcttctagAATGGTGGGCCAGGTCCTCAGGTCCTCAGCCCTGGGGATGAGCCTCAGGGCTGTCCTGAGGTCAGCATGTGTGtagcatgtgtgtgtctgtctccctctccctctccctctcccccttccctgctccagCGTATGCTCTTATGCCGGCAGCTGGGGGACAGCTCTGGGGAGGGGCCGGAGtttgtggaggaggaggaagaggtggctcTTCGCTCAGACAGTGAGGGCAGCGACTATACCCCtggcaagaagaagaagaagaagcttggacctaagaaagaaaagaagagcaaatccaagcggaaggaagaggaagaagaggatgacGACGACGATGATTCAAAGGTGCCTGGACCTCTGTCCTTTCCTCTGTGCTTGCTGTCCACCTCTGTCCTTTATCTCCCAGATAATGCCCTGCCCCTTAGTGCCCTTCTCTCCCCGTTTGAAAtgattttctctttgctcttcttcccTGGTCTTGGAAGCCTTCATCTCAGCTCAGATTCCCTTTAGCAAGTGTGGGTACTAGGTGTCAGGTCTTTGACCTTGCTCTCTCTGCAGGAGCCTAAATCATCTGCTCAGCTCCTAGAAGACTGGGGCATGGAAGACATTGACCATGTGTTCTCAGAGGAGGATTATCGTACCCTCACCAACTACAAGGCCTTCAGCCAGTTTGTCCGGTAAACAAGAGGGTCTTGGGCCTGGGAGAGGAGAGTGCTTGTATGATTCTCAAtacacttctctttctcttctcacttctctttctctctcttttattcttaaacttcttttcactttgttgttcTTGTCCATTTGTCCCCCAGACCCCTCATTGCTGCCAAAAATCCCAAGATTGCTGTCTCCAAAATGATGATGGTTTTGGGTGCAAAGTGGCGTGAGTTCAGTACCAACAATCCCTTCAAAGGCAGTTCTGGGGCTTCagtggcggcagcagcagcagcagcggtgGCTGTGGTGGAGAGCATGGTGACGGCCACTGAAGTTGCACCACCTCCTCCCCCGGTGGAGGTCCCTATCCGCAAGGCCAAGACCAAGGAGGGCAAAGGTGAAATGGGACCCAATGCAAGGCGGGACTGACATGGGCTTGGGATGTTGAAGTTAGAGGAAGCATGGGGGTGCTGCTCTGTTAGCCTAAAGATAGAGGAGTGTGAGGGAGAAATGAGTCCTGGATTTAGGAGGTTTGGGAAGCTGAACATGGGGAAACCAGCTTAGGTGGAGAATATTTTATCATCTTCCCCATCTTCTACCTTGTCATGCATTTGGATTATACGATCTTACTTGTGCTTTTCTGATTTTTAGGTCCCAATGCTCGGAGGAAGCCAAAGGGCAGCCCTCGTGTACCTGATGCCAAGAAGCCTAAACCTAAGAAAGTAGCTCCCCTGAAAATCAAGCTGGGAGGTTTTGGTTCTAAGCGTAAGAGATCCTCGGTGAGAGCCCAACCCATCCCTTTGGTGAGGGTGTCTTATCTAATAATGATGTTACTTTATGTCAGAGTCTAGCCTTTATAGTAGGCATGTAAGAATGGGGACAGTTGGCTCCACAACAAGGTGACTAGGCTTCTTACTTGACTGTCCTGGCTGGGGTTCTAGCACCCTTAGTAAGAGAGTGATCCCTTCTCTAGCGTTCTCCTTTCCCTTGGCTTCAACctctaactttctttcttttcattctgccAGAGTGAGGATGATGACTTAGATGTGGAATCTGACTTCGATGATGCCAGTATCAATAGCTATTCTGTTTCTGACGGTTCCACCAGCCGCAGTAGCCGCAGCCGCAAGAAACTCCGaaccactaaaaagaaaaagaaaggtgtgtttattttttgtgtctgtgtgtgaatgGGATAGGGTGGGAATGATTGGGGAAGAATCTCCCTAAGGAGATCAGGgttgaatttattttagagggggcggggggaggtagTTTTTTTCTAATAACTGGGCTTTCCCTCTTCCTTGCCCAGGCGAGGAGGAGGTGACTGCTGTGGATGGTTATGAGACAGACCACCAGGACTATTGCGAGGTGTGCCAGCAAGGCGGTGAGATCATCCTGTGTGATACCTGTCCCCGAGCTTACCACATGGTCTGCCTGGATCCGGATATGGAGAAGGCTCCTGAGGGCAAGTGGAGCTGTCCACACTGCGTGAGTACCTGGCCATTGTGTGGCCCTTTGGAACCCTTGAGAGGAAGGGTGGGATGATGGGGTTTTTTTGGGCCTGGGTGGTGTTCCTGGTGTGGACTTTGGGAAGCATTCAAAAGAATGATGGGTGTGGTTCTgatttgggtgggtgggggggggtggtgatCTGACTCTGGTCCTTTACTGCAGGAGAAGGAAGGCATCCAGTGGGAGGCTAAAGAGGACAATTCAGAGGGTGAGGAGATCCTGGAAGAGGTTGGAGGAGACCCTGAAGAGGAGGATGACCACCATATGGAATTCTGTCGTGTCTGTAAGGATGGTGGGGAGTTGCTCTGCTGCGACACTTGTCCTTCATCTTACCACATCCACTGCCTGAACCCCCCACTGCCAGAGATCCCTAATGGTGAATGGCTCTGTCCCCGTTGTACGGTGAGTGACTGACCCCAGCAAAGGTGGGAGGTGTGGGTAGTGCAGTCTAGCAGAAGGGTATACCTCTTTCATGTGTcggcttggggagggggggggtgctGAGGTGCAGGAGAGGTCATTGGAGAACTCTTTGTTTTTTAGCCCTGAGAcaagttattttcctttctcatatagTCTGGGAAAACGTAGGACTAACTTTGAATAGAGGAGTTGATGTTTTGCCAGCTCTCTTAAGGGTTGTGCTTCTAGCTTAGAGCATCCACCCTGTCTTGGCACCCAGCCTTGAGGTCTTggtagcttattttattttactttattttttaaaagattttacttatttatttgagagagagagagaatgagcaaggggaagagcaggggaagagggagaagcagactcctgctgagcagggagccctacatggggctggaacccaggaccctgggatcatgacccaagccaaaggcagatgcttaagcaactgagccacccaggtgccccgaggtcTTAGTAGTTTAGAATGGTTAGTAGAGTCACTTAATTGCTTGTCAGTTGGTTATGAGAGGAATTTTGGGATCCAAGTCTTGGGGCTTTCTGTGCTTTCCTTGTTCTGGGTTGTTGTTGAAGTCTAGTTACTGTCCCTGTTAAACATATAGTAGCGATAGGGTCACTCAGGTACTGGATGAAGTCCAGAAGTAGAGCAGGAgttctattattatttacttagaGTGGTCCTTCttgaaatgagatttaaaatttttttttgagattttaaagtttttatcatttatttatttctattttttttattttttaatttttttaaaatttttatttatttttttatcatttatttatttaagagagagagtgagagcatgtaCGTGCACGAGTGGGGGTGcaagggtggaggtggggagagcaaCTCAAGCAGAGtcctcgatcccatgaccccgagaccatgacccaagccaaaaccaagagtcaggttcCCAACTGTGTCATTTCCTCCTCTTGGTAATGATTTGGTGTtgaatcctctttttttctcagtgtccAGCTCTTAAGGGCAAAGTTCAGAAGATTCTAATCTGGAAATGGGGTCAGCCACCATCTCCCACACCAGTGCCTCGGCCTCCAGATGCTGATCCCAATACTCCCTCTCCCAAGCCCCTGGAGGGGCGGCCAGAGCGGCAATTCTTTGTGAAGTGGCAAGGCATGTCTTATTGGCACTGCTCCTGGGTATCTGAACTGCAGGTAAACCTGGGATAGGCTAGAGATCTGGGGGCTGCAGGGAAGAGGGTCGTGAGAAATAGCCTTGTGGATGGAAGGAACGGATGCCACTCCTTGGTGACTGCTATCCTCTCTGCCTGCAGTTGGAGCTGCACTGTCAAGTGATGTTCCGAAACTATCAGCGGAAGAATGATATGGATGAACCACCTTCTGGGGACTTTGGTGGTGATGAAGAGAAGAGCCGGAAGCGTAAGAACAAAGACCCTAAATTTGCAGAAATGGAGGAACGCTTCTATCGCTATGGCATAAAACCTGAGTGGATGATGATCCACCGAATTCTCAACCACAGGTACCAGTGGAGCTGGGCCAGACTGGTGGTGGTCTTGGGCATATTGGAGGTAGGCAGCATATCCATTGAGAGACTGCTGCCCAAGGGATTAAGAAAATGGATGTCACCGGTGATTTAAACTTGGAAGAGATGTGTACTTGATATATTATTAACTGACTGAATCCTGGTATTTGAGCCACAGGAGAAGACTATAGATTAGATGTAATTTTAGGTCCAAAGACTGTGTAGTAGACTCTGATTACATGTGGCATCTGGCATTCCTAGAAGTCTAGTTTGGAATACCCATTATTGGCACTTTTTGAGAGTGAGGCATGGCCTTCTGgctctgaagatttttttctccttgacctTGTAGTGTGGACAAGAAGGGCCACGTCCACTACTTGATCAAATGGCGGGACTTGCCCTACGATCAGGCATCCTGGGAgagtgaggatgtggagatacAGGACTACGACCTCTTCAAGCAGAGCTATTGGAACCACAGGTGGGCAGCTTTGCTGAGGTGTGGAGTTTGTTCTTATTGAGAAAAGGACTCTAGACAGCTGTGTGATGTTTGTCTTCTTTAGGGAGTTAATGAGGGGTGAGGAAGGACGACCAGGCAAGAAGCTCAAGAAGGTGAAGCTGAGGAAGTTGGAGAGGCCTCCTGAAACTCCTACAGTTGATGTGAGTTGGGGCAGAAGAAAGGGTAGAATTTGTTGGGTAGGAGGATAAATCTCATGTGCTCTAGTCCTCTGATGTTGCTCTTACTGATGCTCTGCCAATAGTAACTTCAGAGTAGAATGCTTCCCTACTTCTCCACAGCTCTAAACCAGGGATATGCTAGAATCATTTTCTTCTTgcatcatcaaaaataaaaacataggagATGGTGTTTCCTGTGATTGAGCAAGTATTATCTAGGGATGGGTCACACAACTACACTTTTATGAAACTGGTATTGGAACCTGGGTCTTCTGACTCATAATTCAATGGCTCAGTTCCTCTGGGTTTTATTTGTGTAATATAATGTAAGGGCTGTTAAGGTTAAAAAGACGACCCTAGGGGGAACATACGATTATTTACCAGGTGAACCTTGCTTAGCAGAATTACTGTATTGCTAGGGAGGCTACGATGTATCTTTCAGGGATCTGTAGGATCAAGATCTCCCATCTGTCTGACAGGTTAGTTGCCTTCCTGGAGGACCCTAAATCAAACACAAAGTTACAATAGCTGTTGGGGATCTTTCCCCCCCCCACAATCTTTGTGGCTCTTAAGAATCTAGTGAGGATGTGTGAGGAGCAAGCATCTGTTATCTTACGGAAGGGAGTTCTTGCCGGCACTTGACTTCCTTCATTTCATCCTTCAGCCAACAGTGAAGTATGAGCGACAGCCAGAGTACCTGGATGCTACAGGGGGAACCCTGCACCCCTATCAAATGGAGGGCTTGAACTGGTTGCGCTTCTCCTGGGCTCAAGGCACCGACACCATCTTGGCTGATGAGATGGGCCTTGGGAAGACTGTCCAGACAGCAGTCTTCCTCTATTCTCTCTACAAGGAGGTAGGAAAGCTGGGGCTGTTAGTTTTTTTGTGTGGGTATTTTGTGTTGTGGTCGTTTCACATtttgaggagagaggaaaaggaaggaaaaattggtcacaaaactttttttttttttttttaatttttttttctttttttaatttttacttattcatgatagtcacacagagagagagagagagaggcagagacacaggcagagggagaagcgggctccatgcaccgggagcccgacgtgggactcaatcccgggtctccaggatcgtgccctgggccaaaggcaggcgctaaaccgctgcgccacccagggatcccggtcacAAAACTTGAAGAACACTGTTGAATGACAGTCAGGTAGACACATGTCCACAGAGATAGACTGGGGAGATGGCAACCTGGGTAGAGTCAGTGGTAGATGCATAGAGCCTCAGTCTTGGAGGAATAAATACCTGTTGAGATAAAGAGAGCTGTGAGTGGAATTAGCATGGAAAGACATACAGGAAAGGCTCAGATTTTAAACTCTCTGTAAAGGTGGCTGTGCTGTGGGAAGTAGGCAAGGCGTTTACGTACGTAGAGAAAGGCAAGGGTAGGAGCAGCACACATGCCGGTCCTTGGCTGGCTTTGTGGGCAGTGGTAGAGATGGGTGCTAGGCCAGTAGTATGCTGGGGCCCTCAGTCCTTACTCTgccacttttcttctttctccaaggGTCATTCCAAAGGCCCTTTCCTAGTCAGTGCCCCTCTTTCTACCATCATCAACTGGGAGCGGGAGTTTGAAATGTGGGCTCCAGATATGTATGTGGTGACCTATGTGGGTGACAAAGACAGCCGTGCCATCATCCGAGAGAATGAGTTCTCCTTTGAAGACAACGCCATTCGTGGTGGCAAGAAAGCCTCTCGTATGAAGGTATCTCAGTGGTAGGGAGAGCACCCTAGAGGGAGTTGTTGCTGTGGGCTTACTGCTTCTTCTGACCTCAGTCCCTGAGGTGAGGCAGAAGGATAACAATTGGGAGGAGGAAAGACCCATAAGTCTCTTGGGTTAACCTGCATTGGAGGAGTTGAACATTAGTGACCAGGTCTACTCCTTGTGTAGAAAGAGGCATCTGTGAAATTCCACGTGCTGCTGACATCTTATGAATTGATCACCATTGACATGGCTATCTTGGGTTCCATTGATTGGGCCTGCCTTATCGTGGATGAAGCGCATCGTCTCAAGAACAATCAGTCAAAggtgaaggaagggagggaggttaTGGCCCCTGGTTTGAGTTTTCTGGTACCACCTACTCATTAAGAGGGGACctaggaggagaggaaagggtcAAGTggtctctctgccttccctcctcactTGGGATTCCCCTTGGTGGCCAGGCCTTAAAAGGGAGATAGAGatgcggggtggggagggcttaACTATTGGGCAGCAAAACAGCTCAGTTTGCAGAGATTTACCAGAGCCCTCTTTTCATTGAATTTTACCTTCTCCGTCTGCTTCTTCAGTTCTTCCGGGTCTTAAATGGTTACTCACTCCAACACAAGCTGTTGCTGACTGGGACTCCGTTACAAAACAATCTAGAAGAGTTGTTTCATTTGCTCAACTTTCTCACCCCTGAGAGATTCCAGTAAGTGTACATTTCTCCATAATCAGCTGATAATTCTGCTTCAAATCTTCCTGTTGCCCATTTCCTATatcactttcctttctttctgaagcAATTtagaaggcttcttggaggagttTGCTGACATTGCCAAGGAGGACCAGATTAAAAAACTGCATGATATGCTGGGCCCTCATATGTTGCGGCGTCTCAAAGCTGATGTGTTCAAGAATATGCCATCCAAGACAGAACTGATAGTGCGTGTGGAGCTGAGCCCCATGCAGAAGTGAGTCAGAAGGTTCAGAAGCATCGACTCCATTTTGTAAAAGTAGTTAGATACCTACTAGTCTGAAGAGTGCTTCCGATTCCTCCCTATACTTTGCTTCAGGGCATCTGGTGACCAGCGCAAGCAAGATCTCCAGAAACTTGATGCCATAGTTCTTATTTAGTTGAATACCTTATTTAacatggtggtgctggtgcttaTTAGGGTTCCATCTGTTAGGTCCCAAAGTGAGGTATGTTGGGAGGGAGATCTCAGACTTTGGGATGGTATTATGAGTCATGTGAAGTTAGGAGTCCTATAAAAGCTCTTGAGTCTGATCTTTCTGTCTTATCCACGTAGGAAATACTACAAGTACATTCTCACTCGAAACTTTGAAGCACTCAATGCTCGAGGTGGTGGCAACCAAGTTTCTCTGCTAAATGTGGTGATGGATCTGAAGAAGTGCTGCAACCACCCGTACCTCTTTCCCGTGGCTGCAATGGTATGCTGTGCCTCCTCTTGCTCCTCACTGGGCTGGAGTTGCTCCATTTGGttcaatgtttttctcttttgtgctgCTTTCCTCAGGAAGCCCCTAAAATGCCTAATGGCATGTATGATGGCAGTGCCCTAATTCGAGCATCTGGGAAATTATTGCTGCTACAGAAGATGCTCAAGAACCTTAAGGAGGGTGGGCACCGTGTACTCATCTTCTCTCAGGTATTttgtgggctgggctgggagcttAAGAAAACGGTAGACAGCCCTTAGTGAGATGAGGCAGGCAATTGTCATCTGACTTCCCCTTAATTAAACTGTGCTTCTTTTCTAGATGACCAAGATGCTAGACCTATTAGAAGATTTCTTGGAACATGAAGGTTATAAGTATGAACGTATTGACGGTGGGATTACTGGGAATATGCGGCAAGAGGCCATTGACCGCTTCAATGGTAAGTGAGGAGGAGTGGCTTCAGtctgtatgttctcattcactcaCGACTTTGCATGGATCATTTGTTCTTGTATGCCTGCTTTTCTGTGTGgttctttaggatttttgtcAATTGATGTGAAAGAGTAAAGCTTTTGAATGCCTTGATTGAATGTATTGGGCTTTTCCTAGcagataattttttcctttggagtcttcatccttttttttttttttttttcatttatttattcatgagagacacacagagaaagaggcagagacacagacagagggagaagcaggttccatgcagggagcccgacatgggactcgatccagggtctccaggatcaccccctgggccaaaggcaggcactaaaccgttgagccaccagggctgcctcgtCTTCATCCTTTTTGATATACGAGGAGCTTTCATTTAACCCTCTTTGTTGTAtcttgaggcccagagagggaccagGACTTACTCAACTGAGCCATTCATAGCAGACTTGTCTCTCAGTAGCTGccgctcttcctcctcctcctctttatttttaatttaattaatttttttagaaagttttttttttaatattttatttattcatgagagacacacacacacacacaggcagagacataggca
Protein-coding regions in this window:
- the CHD4 gene encoding chromodomain-helicase-DNA-binding protein 4 isoform X1, which codes for MASGLGSPSPCSAGSEEEDMDALLNNSLPPPHPENEEDPEEDLSEAETPKLKKKKKPKKPRDPKIPKSKRQKKERMLLCRQLGDSSGEGPEFVEEEEEVALRSDSEGSDYTPGKKKKKKLGPKKEKKSKSKRKEEEEEDDDDDDSKEPKSSAQLLEDWGMEDIDHVFSEEDYRTLTNYKAFSQFVRPLIAAKNPKIAVSKMMMVLGAKWREFSTNNPFKGSSGASVAAAAAAAVAVVESMVTATEVAPPPPPVEVPIRKAKTKEGKGPNARRKPKGSPRVPDAKKPKPKKVAPLKIKLGGFGSKRKRSSSEDDDLDVESDFDDASINSYSVSDGSTSRSSRSRKKLRTTKKKKKGEEEVTAVDGYETDHQDYCEVCQQGGEIILCDTCPRAYHMVCLDPDMEKAPEGKWSCPHCEKEGIQWEAKEDNSEGEEILEEVGGDPEEEDDHHMEFCRVCKDGGELLCCDTCPSSYHIHCLNPPLPEIPNGEWLCPRCTCPALKGKVQKILIWKWGQPPSPTPVPRPPDADPNTPSPKPLEGRPERQFFVKWQGMSYWHCSWVSELQLELHCQVMFRNYQRKNDMDEPPSGDFGGDEEKSRKRKNKDPKFAEMEERFYRYGIKPEWMMIHRILNHSVDKKGHVHYLIKWRDLPYDQASWESEDVEIQDYDLFKQSYWNHRELMRGEEGRPGKKLKKVKLRKLERPPETPTVDPTVKYERQPEYLDATGGTLHPYQMEGLNWLRFSWAQGTDTILADEMGLGKTVQTAVFLYSLYKEGHSKGPFLVSAPLSTIINWEREFEMWAPDMYVVTYVGDKDSRAIIRENEFSFEDNAIRGGKKASRMKKEASVKFHVLLTSYELITIDMAILGSIDWACLIVDEAHRLKNNQSKFFRVLNGYSLQHKLLLTGTPLQNNLEELFHLLNFLTPERFHNLEGFLEEFADIAKEDQIKKLHDMLGPHMLRRLKADVFKNMPSKTELIVRVELSPMQKKYYKYILTRNFEALNARGGGNQVSLLNVVMDLKKCCNHPYLFPVAAMEAPKMPNGMYDGSALIRASGKLLLLQKMLKNLKEGGHRVLIFSQMTKMLDLLEDFLEHEGYKYERIDGGITGNMRQEAIDRFNAPGAQQFCFLLSTRAGGLGINLATADTVIIYDSDWNPHNDIQAFSRAHRIGQNKKVMIYRFVTRASVEERITQVAKKKMMLTHLVVRPGLGSKTGSMSKQELDDILKFGTEELFKDEATDGGGDNKEGEDSSVIHYDDKAIERLLDRNQDETEDTELQGMNEYLSSFKVAQYVVREEEMGEEEEVEREIIKQEESVDPDYWEKLLRHHYEQQQEDLARNLGKGKRIRKQVNYNDGSQEDRGVCGRPRPPPMGRSTRAVGPAHLPSLPPDWQDDQSDNQSDYSVASEEGDEDFDERSEAPRRPSRKGLRNDKDKPLPPLLARVGGNIEVLGFNARQRKAFLNAIMRYGMPPQDAFTTQWLVRDLRGKSEKEFKAYVSLFMRHLCEPGADGAETFADGVPREGLSRQHVLTRIGVMSLIRKKVQEFEHVNGRWSMPELAEVEENKKMSQPGSPSPKTPTPSTPGDTQPNTPAPAPPAEDGIKIEENSLKEEESVEGEKEVKSTAPEATVECTQPPAPASEDEKVLVEPPEVEEKVEKAEVKERTEEPMETEPKGVADVEKVEEKSAVDLTPIVVEDKEEKKEEEEKKEVMLQNGETPKDLNDEKQKKNIKQRFMFNIADGGFTELHSLWQNEERAATVTKKTYEIWHRRHDYWLLAGIINHGYARWQDIQNDPRYAILNEPFKGEMNRGNFLEIKNKFLARRFKLLEQALVIEEQLRRAAYLNMSEDPSHPSMALNTRFAEVECLAESHQHLSKESMAGNKPANAVLHKVLKQLEELLSDMKADVTRLPATIARIPPVAVRLQMSERNILSRLANRAPEPTPQQVAQQQ